A section of the Cyprinus carpio isolate SPL01 unplaced genomic scaffold, ASM1834038v1 S000006613, whole genome shotgun sequence genome encodes:
- the LOC109105551 gene encoding uncharacterized protein LOC109105551 isoform X1, translating to MHLLCRGDKGIEIHLRRLKKMIHALVVFFLCFVPLIGVFGAETDETVSAMEGDSFTLRTGLTEIQRDDEIEWRFGSSRTRITRIAAGNITTYSDEKFKNRLQIDRQTGDLTITNITNEHTGVYQLSIIIRNKKSTKRFAVSVYAHVPVPAIFSDTSHCALSAERSSTIFLCSVLNVSHVTLSWYKGNSLLSNISESDLSISLSLPLEVEYQDSNTYCCVVNNPVSNQTTHLDISKLCQIHSDCDLCFDSPEAVIRLVVTALISVAAVAAVVLLVNDVRRIGRSQTMKR from the exons atgcacctTTTATGTAGAGGAGATAAAGGCATTGAGATCCATCTCAGACGGTTGAAGAAAATGATTCACGCGCTCGTTGTGTTCTTTTTATGCTTTGTTCCTCTGATTG GAGTGTTTGGCGCTGAGACAGATGAGACCGTGTCAGCGATGGAGGGAGATTCTTTCACTCTCAGAACCGGTCTTACTGAAATACAGAGAGATGATGAGATCGAGTGGAGGTTTGGATCGAGCAGAACTCGTATTACCAGAATAGCAGCAGGAAACATCACAACATACAGTGACGAGAAATTTAAAAACAGACTGCAGATCGACAGACAGACTGGAGATctcaccatcacaaacatcactaATGAACACACTGGAGTTTATCAGCTCAGCATCATTATCAGGAACAAGAAGTCAACCAAGCGATTCGCTGTCAGTGTTTATG CTCATGTGCCTGTTCCTGCAATCTTCAGTGATACTTCGCACTGTGCTTTATCGGCTGAAAGATCATCGACGATCTTCCTGTGTTCAGTgttgaatgtgagtcatgtgactctctcctggtacaaaggaaacagtttattgtccaacatCAGTgagtctgatctcagcatcagtctctctctacctctggaggtggaatatcaggattcGAACACCTACTGCTGTGTAGTGAACAATCCtgtcagcaaccagaccacacatctggacattaGCAAACTCTGTCAAATACATTCAG ACTGCGACCTTTGTTTCGACTCtcctgaagctgtgatccgactGGTCGTCACTGCTTTGATAAGTGTAGCTGCTGTGGCCGCTGTTGTTCTTCTGGTTAATGACGTCAGAAGAATCGGAAGATCACAGACAATGAAACGGTGA
- the LOC109105551 gene encoding uncharacterized protein LOC109105551 isoform X2, producing MHLLCRGDKGIEIHLRRLKKMIHALVVFFLCFVPLIGVFGAETDETVSAMEGDSFTLRTGLTEIQRDDEIEWRFGSSRTRITRIAAGNITTYSDEKFKNRLQIDRQTGDLTITNITNEHTGVYQLSIIIRNKKSTKRFAVSVYAHVPVPAIFSDTSHCALSAERSSTIFLCSVLNVEYQDSNTYCCVVNNPVSNQTTHLDISKLCQIHSDCDLCFDSPEAVIRLVVTALISVAAVAAVVLLVNDVRRIGRSQTMKR from the exons atgcacctTTTATGTAGAGGAGATAAAGGCATTGAGATCCATCTCAGACGGTTGAAGAAAATGATTCACGCGCTCGTTGTGTTCTTTTTATGCTTTGTTCCTCTGATTG GAGTGTTTGGCGCTGAGACAGATGAGACCGTGTCAGCGATGGAGGGAGATTCTTTCACTCTCAGAACCGGTCTTACTGAAATACAGAGAGATGATGAGATCGAGTGGAGGTTTGGATCGAGCAGAACTCGTATTACCAGAATAGCAGCAGGAAACATCACAACATACAGTGACGAGAAATTTAAAAACAGACTGCAGATCGACAGACAGACTGGAGATctcaccatcacaaacatcactaATGAACACACTGGAGTTTATCAGCTCAGCATCATTATCAGGAACAAGAAGTCAACCAAGCGATTCGCTGTCAGTGTTTATG CTCATGTGCCTGTTCCTGCAATCTTCAGTGATACTTCGCACTGTGCTTTATCGGCTGAAAGATCATCGACGATCTTCCTGTGTTCAGTgttgaat gtggaatatcaggattcGAACACCTACTGCTGTGTAGTGAACAATCCtgtcagcaaccagaccacacatctggacattaGCAAACTCTGTCAAATACATTCAG ACTGCGACCTTTGTTTCGACTCtcctgaagctgtgatccgactGGTCGTCACTGCTTTGATAAGTGTAGCTGCTGTGGCCGCTGTTGTTCTTCTGGTTAATGACGTCAGAAGAATCGGAAGATCACAGACAATGAAACGGTGA